The Chryseobacterium sp. 52 genome includes a region encoding these proteins:
- a CDS encoding chemotaxis protein CheB, whose product METKNTKTELVVIGGSAGSLQVILEMLKKLKDELSFPIVLVVHRKASSTNILQTLLQQFVAMEVIEIDDKTEIQNNKIYIVPADYHLLFENKEMMSLDFSEKMNYSRPSIDVTFKSASEVYGENLVGVLLSGANADGVEGLGCIKKNKGQVWIQEPETAEVDYMPKHAVQEVAYDLIITPDNLADYINQL is encoded by the coding sequence ATGGAAACAAAGAACACAAAGACCGAATTAGTCGTGATAGGAGGATCTGCGGGAAGCCTGCAGGTTATTCTTGAAATGCTTAAAAAATTAAAAGATGAGCTCAGTTTCCCCATTGTGCTGGTCGTTCATCGAAAAGCATCTTCCACCAATATTCTGCAGACTTTACTTCAGCAGTTTGTGGCTATGGAAGTCATTGAAATTGATGATAAAACGGAAATTCAAAACAATAAAATATATATAGTTCCTGCAGATTATCACCTGCTGTTCGAAAATAAAGAAATGATGTCCCTGGATTTTTCAGAGAAAATGAATTATTCGCGTCCCTCCATTGATGTCACCTTCAAATCTGCTTCAGAAGTGTATGGTGAAAACCTTGTAGGTGTATTACTGTCAGGAGCCAATGCCGATGGAGTAGAAGGTTTAGGATGTATCAAAAAAAATAAAGGACAAGTCTGGATTCAGGAACCGGAAACCGCGGAGGTAGATTATATGCCTAAACATGCAGTACAGGAAGTAGCCTATGATCTCATCATTACACCGGACAATTTAGCAGACTATATCAATCAACTCTAA
- a CDS encoding DUF4240 domain-containing protein, which translates to MKRNFINQKELSDKFWNIECSGKIQKISFGKTGTKGRETVKEYADEKECLQESEKLIAQKMKKGYTEIQENDAIPQKIELSDNEKADIYFWEAIDKSNKYKKAHWSEYDIDEHIENLTDHLSRFGKDRMILFEKTLQEKLSELYTAEIAELSIILECDSKLENGVCVFDDYLSDDGFIYFRCWLLLKGKEFFEDIKADIQSLVSGKYSFDIADCWAEGLLYVADEAYAQNHDDEESIIRDTVHELYPENDYDGADRSMDREPKGGADLHKMYPELVAEMCELRSNAK; encoded by the coding sequence ATGAAAAGAAACTTTATCAACCAAAAAGAGCTATCTGATAAATTTTGGAATATTGAATGTTCAGGAAAAATACAGAAAATATCTTTTGGGAAAACCGGAACAAAAGGCCGGGAAACAGTTAAAGAATATGCAGATGAAAAAGAATGCCTTCAGGAATCAGAAAAACTGATTGCTCAGAAAATGAAAAAAGGCTATACTGAAATTCAGGAAAACGATGCAATTCCCCAAAAAATTGAGCTTTCTGACAACGAAAAAGCAGATATTTATTTTTGGGAAGCCATTGACAAATCCAACAAATATAAAAAAGCCCACTGGAGCGAATATGACATTGATGAACATATTGAGAATCTGACAGATCATTTATCCAGGTTTGGAAAAGACAGGATGATACTGTTTGAAAAAACACTTCAGGAAAAGTTAAGTGAACTTTATACCGCTGAAATTGCTGAACTTTCTATCATCCTGGAATGTGATTCCAAGCTGGAAAATGGAGTCTGTGTTTTTGATGACTATCTTTCTGATGACGGATTTATTTATTTCAGATGCTGGCTGTTGTTGAAAGGAAAAGAATTTTTTGAAGATATAAAAGCTGATATTCAGTCATTGGTAAGTGGAAAGTACAGCTTCGATATTGCTGATTGCTGGGCAGAAGGCTTGCTGTATGTTGCCGATGAAGCGTATGCCCAAAATCATGATGATGAAGAATCCATTATAAGAGATACGGTTCATGAACTGTACCCTGAAAACGATTACGACGGTGCAGACCGCAGTATGGACCGTGAGCCGAAAGGAGGTGCAGATTTACATAAAATGTATCCGGAACTGGTCGCAGAAATGTGTGAATTAAGAAGTAACGCTAAATAG
- the mug gene encoding G/U mismatch-specific DNA glycosylase: MLKDIITKDLTVIFCGINPGLKSAEDGHHFSGRSNRFWKVLHKAGFTPYEIEAVNDTDILDFGYGLTTAVARATSRADELSKDEFDSSLELFKTKITEFQPRYLVFLGKAAYKAFFKKKEISWGRQPEEFCGSQVWVLPNTSGLNRGFSLDALVESYGAFYREIQR, encoded by the coding sequence ATGTTAAAAGATATCATTACCAAAGACCTGACGGTTATTTTCTGTGGAATTAATCCCGGTTTAAAATCGGCAGAAGACGGCCATCATTTTTCCGGAAGAAGCAACCGGTTTTGGAAAGTGCTGCATAAGGCTGGTTTTACACCTTATGAAATTGAAGCCGTAAATGATACAGATATATTAGATTTCGGATACGGACTCACCACTGCGGTAGCAAGAGCAACATCCCGTGCTGACGAACTTTCAAAAGATGAATTTGATAGCTCCCTTGAACTGTTTAAAACAAAAATAACAGAGTTTCAACCCCGATATCTTGTATTTCTGGGTAAAGCAGCTTATAAGGCTTTCTTCAAAAAAAAGGAGATTTCATGGGGCCGGCAGCCTGAAGAATTCTGTGGTTCCCAGGTTTGGGTTTTGCCCAATACCAGCGGTTTAAACCGAGGATTCAGCCTTGATGCTCTGGTTGAATCTTATGGAGCATTTTACAGAGAAATTCAAAGATAA
- a CDS encoding response regulator, which yields MSTKKILIFDDDTTILEVITIIFEENGYQVEISETSHDILEKVSQCQPDVILMDNWIPKIGGVEATRLLKSHDEFKSIPVIYVTANNDIVRLAEEAQADDYVAKPFNLDDLEDKVAKYLKD from the coding sequence ATGAGTACAAAGAAAATTTTGATTTTTGATGATGATACAACTATTTTAGAGGTAATTACCATCATTTTCGAAGAGAATGGTTATCAGGTCGAAATTTCAGAAACATCTCATGATATATTGGAAAAAGTTTCACAGTGTCAGCCGGATGTTATTCTTATGGATAACTGGATCCCAAAAATTGGAGGCGTAGAGGCTACCAGACTTTTAAAAAGTCATGACGAGTTCAAATCCATTCCTGTCATTTATGTAACGGCCAATAATGATATTGTGAGACTGGCGGAAGAAGCTCAGGCTGACGATTACGTAGCAAAACCATTTAACCTTGATGATCTGGAAGATAAAGTGGCAAAATATTTAAAAGACTAA
- a CDS encoding helix-turn-helix domain-containing protein — protein sequence MKNTVKVLRERKNMTQAELAERSGLSLRTVQRIEAGNIPKGFTLKAIAGALETEPENLISAEDRPNIDRAKLINLSALSGLIIPYGGIIFPLILTYKTKDPVNRELGKNIVSIQIILAGIVSVLMMISPFIQKALSVKIPFFLIFLIAFLCIKLMVVIKNGICLNKNGDLCIKLKTSFL from the coding sequence ATGAAAAATACGGTTAAAGTTTTAAGAGAAAGAAAAAATATGACCCAGGCGGAACTTGCCGAAAGGTCAGGCCTTTCATTACGGACCGTACAGAGAATTGAAGCCGGAAATATTCCCAAAGGATTTACTTTAAAAGCCATTGCCGGAGCATTGGAAACAGAACCTGAAAACCTGATTTCTGCTGAAGATCGTCCAAATATTGACCGGGCAAAACTCATCAATCTCTCCGCTTTATCCGGCCTGATTATTCCGTATGGAGGAATTATATTCCCTTTAATTTTAACCTACAAAACAAAAGATCCTGTCAATAGAGAGCTTGGGAAAAATATAGTGAGTATTCAAATTATTCTGGCAGGTATTGTCTCTGTTTTAATGATGATAAGTCCTTTTATTCAAAAAGCATTATCCGTAAAAATTCCCTTTTTTCTTATTTTTTTAATAGCATTTCTCTGCATTAAATTAATGGTTGTTATCAAAAACGGGATCTGTTTAAATAAAAACGGAGACCTGTGTATAAAGTTGAAAACCAGTTTTCTATAA
- a CDS encoding helix-turn-helix domain-containing protein, with protein sequence MQKEKLRTIRKKKGITQQQIADIIATDVSNYSRKESGDVKIIKIEWEKIATFLDVPVEDIYEEDEVRTTINNENNATGENSGQYSNYYNIPNSVIDNLQDYITLLKEEIKSLKERKK encoded by the coding sequence ATGCAAAAAGAAAAACTTCGTACCATTAGAAAGAAAAAAGGTATAACACAGCAGCAAATCGCTGATATAATTGCAACCGATGTATCCAATTACAGCAGAAAAGAAAGTGGTGATGTGAAGATTATAAAGATTGAATGGGAGAAAATAGCTACATTCCTAGACGTTCCTGTGGAAGACATTTATGAAGAAGATGAAGTAAGAACAACTATTAATAATGAAAATAATGCTACTGGAGAAAATTCAGGGCAATATAGTAATTATTACAATATTCCTAATTCTGTTATAGATAATCTTCAAGATTACATTACCCTTCTTAAGGAAGAGATCAAAAGTCTTAAAGAAAGAAAAAAATAA
- a CDS encoding DUF2723 domain-containing protein: MKNWSFKKWNTVVGWVIFMIALITYSSTMEHDLSFWDCGEYISSAVKLEVTHAPGAALFQIVGAIASIFAFGNEQNYAIVINAMSALFSAFTILFLFWTITHFVRRLLNKDFEEVTKHQEISILFAGAVGALCFTFSDTFWFSAVEGEVYSMASMFIALLLWLITKWENEYLTKDSERWVILIFFVLGLSVGVHMMCMLAVPAVCLVYYARNYKFTWKNFIWANAITLGILIIVFKLIFPLIMTMFGRLEIFFVNGLGLPFHSGTIAAFVLMVMISYFIIKYSRRAKKNIYQTAALSVVYMVIGFSCWMVIPVRANANPPMNLNDPDTAIGMLDYYNREQYGDWPTIYGQNYTAFLDANGIEKNEDGSFKTTKTGEIYEKDEKTGTYRKTGDRFNYVFTKSQVSLMPRMFNEDKDVMANYISMYGAPDFTFNYANEDVADNPQAKQIFDELRGKYEDKSITAADYLKVKPYNLINVQKPSLAQNMDYFITFQNGYYFVRYLMWNFVGRQNDLEGNMENTKGNWISGISFIDNALLGNQDKMPAKFQNESTVKFFFLPLLLGLIGFFFQLNRDFGRFYALLSLFILTSVGIVFYTGVKPFEVRERDYAMVGSFYAFAIWIGMGAGAILWFIQSKVKSNGANIALGVVLLGVPLMMGFQNYTPHDRSKKSAAHDYAYSFLKSLPKDDIIFIYGDNDTFPVWAIQETERFRDDVKTVNFTLLATPWYIDQVKRKTYNATGIPTQLNHEDYMDGVNDQIYMMKKEDWEGVFSMLKEQGVPDTEFGAFRKYLTQDSLTLKEAISFLKFKSPEKDQLLKMYFGEKKYEEYNILPVNKFILPVNKENALKAGIITQADLPNVVNQIMITYKANTLYKNNLMMLDMLANFDWKRPINFSSGGIYDSENVFYLDEYLQFEGFSYRLVPIHTRQSPDGDMGRVDANSLYHVVKNFRWGNFKDLSIHYDEAATSNIMGYRMTTGRAASALALSGQKTRALELLDLASKEIPAEKYNDPRSLSSMVTGYIMAGQEKKGLQLAEILKKEIFEEYEYYLSLSPAFQKQSGRQMRVKPMEYSLVVAAVTDAYKKLGQNDKAYAYLVKSIEPIDKKFNAFIKELQQMGKEKAIKESENIQKITPFYQYLFDVMEPFDSTYSKEKEEQITRAMIKVTQ; this comes from the coding sequence ATGAAGAACTGGTCTTTTAAAAAATGGAACACCGTTGTAGGATGGGTGATTTTCATGATTGCATTGATTACGTATAGCTCCACCATGGAACATGATCTGAGTTTCTGGGATTGTGGTGAATACATTTCCTCAGCAGTAAAGCTTGAAGTAACGCACGCTCCCGGAGCCGCTTTATTCCAGATTGTGGGAGCGATAGCCAGTATATTTGCCTTCGGAAATGAGCAGAATTATGCCATTGTCATCAATGCGATGTCTGCATTGTTCAGTGCATTCACCATTCTGTTTCTCTTTTGGACCATCACCCATTTTGTAAGAAGACTCTTAAACAAAGATTTTGAAGAAGTAACGAAACACCAGGAAATCTCCATTCTATTTGCCGGAGCGGTAGGAGCGTTGTGTTTCACCTTTTCAGATACTTTCTGGTTTTCCGCGGTAGAAGGAGAAGTGTATTCTATGGCTTCAATGTTTATTGCATTGCTGTTGTGGCTGATTACTAAATGGGAGAATGAATATCTGACGAAAGACAGTGAAAGATGGGTCATCCTTATTTTCTTTGTATTAGGACTTTCCGTTGGGGTGCATATGATGTGTATGCTCGCTGTTCCGGCGGTATGTCTGGTGTATTACGCAAGAAATTACAAATTTACCTGGAAAAACTTTATCTGGGCTAATGCAATCACGCTGGGAATTCTGATCATTGTTTTCAAACTGATCTTCCCACTGATTATGACGATGTTCGGAAGACTGGAAATATTCTTCGTGAACGGACTTGGACTGCCTTTCCACTCAGGAACAATAGCAGCTTTTGTTTTGATGGTGATGATCTCTTATTTCATCATTAAATATTCGAGAAGAGCTAAGAAAAATATTTACCAAACCGCTGCGCTATCCGTGGTGTATATGGTTATTGGTTTCTCATGCTGGATGGTAATTCCCGTAAGAGCAAATGCCAATCCGCCGATGAACCTTAATGATCCTGATACTGCAATTGGGATGCTGGATTATTACAACAGAGAACAATACGGTGACTGGCCAACAATCTACGGACAGAACTACACCGCTTTCCTGGATGCAAATGGAATTGAAAAAAATGAAGACGGAAGCTTCAAGACAACAAAAACAGGGGAGATCTACGAAAAAGATGAGAAAACAGGAACTTACAGAAAAACCGGTGACAGATTCAACTATGTATTCACCAAATCTCAGGTAAGTCTAATGCCGAGAATGTTTAATGAAGATAAAGATGTAATGGCTAACTACATTTCTATGTACGGCGCTCCAGATTTTACCTTCAATTATGCAAACGAAGACGTAGCAGACAATCCTCAGGCCAAACAGATCTTTGATGAGCTTAGAGGAAAATATGAAGACAAATCCATTACAGCAGCAGATTATCTGAAAGTTAAACCATACAATCTGATCAATGTTCAAAAGCCTTCTCTGGCTCAGAATATGGACTACTTCATTACATTTCAGAATGGTTATTATTTTGTAAGATACCTGATGTGGAACTTTGTCGGAAGACAGAACGACCTTGAAGGTAATATGGAAAACACAAAAGGAAACTGGATCTCCGGAATTTCTTTTATAGACAATGCTTTATTGGGGAATCAGGATAAAATGCCTGCTAAATTCCAGAACGAAAGTACGGTGAAATTCTTCTTTTTACCATTACTATTAGGATTAATTGGTTTCTTTTTCCAGTTAAACAGAGACTTTGGAAGATTTTATGCATTGCTTTCATTATTTATTTTAACCAGTGTAGGAATTGTTTTTTATACCGGAGTAAAACCTTTTGAAGTAAGAGAAAGAGACTATGCGATGGTAGGTTCCTTTTATGCCTTTGCCATCTGGATTGGAATGGGAGCCGGAGCCATTTTATGGTTCATCCAGTCTAAAGTAAAATCTAATGGAGCGAATATCGCATTAGGAGTCGTTTTATTAGGTGTTCCCTTAATGATGGGCTTCCAGAATTATACGCCACATGACCGAAGCAAAAAGTCCGCAGCACATGACTATGCCTACTCATTCCTGAAATCATTGCCGAAAGACGATATTATTTTTATCTACGGTGACAATGATACGTTCCCGGTGTGGGCCATTCAGGAAACGGAGCGGTTCCGTGACGATGTCAAAACCGTAAATTTTACCCTTTTAGCAACTCCCTGGTATATTGATCAGGTAAAAAGAAAAACATACAATGCCACGGGAATTCCCACCCAGCTGAATCATGAAGATTATATGGATGGGGTAAATGACCAGATTTACATGATGAAGAAGGAAGACTGGGAAGGCGTTTTCTCTATGTTAAAAGAACAGGGCGTTCCTGATACAGAATTTGGTGCCTTCAGAAAATATCTTACGCAGGATTCGCTGACCTTGAAAGAGGCGATAAGCTTTCTAAAGTTCAAATCTCCTGAAAAAGATCAGCTTTTGAAAATGTACTTTGGAGAAAAGAAATACGAGGAATACAACATTCTTCCGGTAAATAAATTCATTCTTCCTGTAAATAAAGAAAATGCATTGAAGGCAGGAATCATTACCCAGGCAGATCTTCCCAACGTAGTCAATCAGATTATGATCACTTATAAAGCAAACACATTGTACAAGAACAATTTGATGATGCTGGACATGCTTGCGAATTTTGACTGGAAACGTCCAATTAACTTCTCATCAGGAGGAATCTATGACAGTGAAAATGTTTTCTACCTTGATGAATATCTTCAGTTTGAAGGCTTCAGTTACAGGCTGGTGCCTATTCATACAAGACAAAGTCCGGATGGAGATATGGGAAGGGTAGATGCCAACTCCTTATATCATGTAGTGAAAAACTTCAGATGGGGTAATTTTAAAGACCTCAGTATTCATTATGACGAAGCGGCCACATCCAATATTATGGGCTACAGAATGACCACCGGAAGGGCAGCATCAGCACTGGCATTAAGTGGACAGAAGACCAGAGCACTGGAGTTGTTGGATCTTGCATCAAAAGAAATTCCTGCTGAAAAATATAATGATCCACGCTCATTGAGCTCTATGGTGACAGGCTATATTATGGCAGGGCAGGAGAAGAAAGGACTTCAGCTGGCAGAAATCCTTAAAAAGGAAATTTTTGAAGAATATGAGTATTATCTAAGCCTTTCCCCGGCATTTCAAAAGCAGTCTGGAAGGCAGATGAGAGTAAAACCAATGGAATACTCTCTTGTCGTTGCAGCGGTAACAGACGCTTATAAAAAATTAGGGCAGAATGATAAAGCCTACGCATATCTTGTCAAATCCATTGAACCCATCGATAAAAAGTTCAATGCTTTCATAAAAGAACTTCAACAGATGGGGAAGGAAAAGGCGATAAAAGAATCAGAAAATATACAGAAAATAACCCCTTTTTATCAATATTTATTTGATGTAATGGAACCTTTTGACTCTACGTATTCAAAAGAAAAAGAAGAACAGATCACCAGAGCAATGATCAAAGTAACCCAATAA
- a CDS encoding SDR family oxidoreductase, translating into MNIELFSKNALVGAATQGIGLGIALELAKCGANVTVMARNEAKLKNIVSLLPVINPDQKHQYLVADFSSFEDYRKIISDYFKSHSIDILVNNTNGPEPGLALNKNVDDYQKAFDLLFKTVCETTLLALPHMIQQKNGRIINVSSLSVKEPINNLSLSNSIRSAVIAWAKTLSNEVAQHQITINNILTGYFDTERIQNLISHEAQQTGKSKEEIKKARENKIPMKRLGKTEEYGHLAAFLASEYSSYLTGTSIPLDGGLNNTY; encoded by the coding sequence ATGAATATTGAACTTTTTTCAAAAAATGCTTTAGTAGGGGCAGCTACACAAGGAATAGGCCTTGGAATAGCTTTAGAACTGGCAAAATGCGGGGCAAACGTTACGGTAATGGCACGCAATGAAGCAAAACTTAAAAATATTGTGTCTCTGCTGCCCGTAATCAATCCTGATCAGAAACATCAGTATCTGGTGGCCGATTTTTCCAGTTTTGAAGACTACAGAAAAATCATTTCAGACTATTTCAAAAGCCATTCTATTGATATTCTTGTCAATAATACCAATGGACCGGAGCCGGGACTAGCGCTGAATAAAAATGTGGATGATTATCAAAAAGCATTTGATCTCCTTTTTAAAACAGTCTGCGAAACAACATTATTAGCTTTACCCCATATGATCCAGCAGAAAAACGGGCGTATCATCAATGTGTCTTCGTTATCTGTGAAAGAACCGATTAATAATTTATCTCTTTCAAATTCCATCCGTTCGGCAGTTATCGCCTGGGCAAAGACATTGTCCAATGAAGTGGCACAACATCAGATTACAATCAATAATATTTTAACAGGATATTTTGATACAGAACGTATTCAGAATCTGATCAGTCATGAAGCTCAGCAGACAGGGAAATCTAAGGAGGAAATAAAAAAGGCAAGAGAAAATAAAATTCCAATGAAAAGACTGGGAAAAACTGAAGAATATGGCCATCTGGCAGCATTTCTTGCCTCAGAATATTCGTCTTACCTTACAGGAACCAGTATTCCTTTGGATGGAGGATTGAATAATACGTATTAA
- a CDS encoding S41 family peptidase translates to MKIKFFFGILISLLVGIYFFSKRNSQKEGTVLFYNTIDSTGNNDSIAGKHKELLELCKTWGIIKYHSSDRDFIQTVDSSLIKDYNQIIAGNTDLNALISQKLELLSDSKDVKSSSYLGFLPDKNWIETSAIINKANKKKLIDFITGSYRNSDKRLVTAEDNGELSFEDDSLFYNETKTTPAKRFLALCKLWNTVRYYYPYFQAISGTWNDVFFEMLPLFINAKNDQEYSAAVQIFGSRLKDSHVAVKSGDADEYDGKYVGNVVLKTVEGKTFVKGFIINSIQSRLKKGDEILRIDGVNIISLQDSLKEKNSGSNETVLSRDINRLLLLSRKKTIQLEVARDNRILLIQEHLTEISTARKTEEQEYKTNAGKAVSKIIGKNIGYIRINDIFSGNFRVSFDKISHTKAIIFDLRAYPNEIAVDFLKYFDTRPFQTMNLYRADVTYPGMMRTIENEMHIPDSKKNAYTGPVILLVNEYTQSQGESMLLAMKSIKNSVTLGDYTAGTNGNVMIITLPGKVKIRMSGMGVLLPDYTAVQRTGIRPDILVQETSASLSKGEDIQLKEAVNYINKKL, encoded by the coding sequence ATGAAAATCAAATTTTTTTTCGGAATTCTTATTTCGCTCTTAGTTGGAATCTACTTTTTCAGTAAAAGAAATTCACAAAAAGAAGGCACTGTGCTGTTCTACAATACCATAGACAGTACCGGAAATAATGATTCTATTGCAGGAAAGCATAAAGAGCTCCTGGAATTGTGTAAAACCTGGGGTATCATAAAATACCATTCCTCTGATCGTGATTTCATTCAGACGGTCGACTCATCTCTTATCAAAGATTATAACCAAATTATAGCAGGGAATACTGATCTTAATGCTTTAATTTCTCAAAAGCTTGAATTGCTTTCTGATAGTAAGGATGTTAAAAGTTCATCTTATCTTGGTTTTCTGCCCGATAAAAACTGGATTGAAACTTCCGCTATTATCAATAAAGCAAATAAGAAGAAATTAATTGATTTTATTACAGGATCTTACAGGAATTCAGACAAAAGACTCGTTACTGCAGAAGACAATGGCGAACTGAGTTTTGAAGATGATTCTTTATTCTATAATGAAACTAAAACAACACCTGCAAAACGCTTTCTGGCTTTATGCAAACTATGGAATACCGTCCGTTATTATTATCCTTACTTTCAGGCCATTTCCGGTACCTGGAATGACGTTTTTTTTGAAATGCTGCCATTATTCATCAATGCCAAAAATGATCAGGAATACAGTGCTGCGGTGCAGATTTTCGGCTCAAGATTAAAAGACAGTCATGTTGCTGTTAAAAGTGGAGATGCTGATGAATATGACGGTAAGTACGTAGGAAATGTTGTTTTAAAAACGGTTGAAGGGAAGACTTTTGTGAAAGGTTTTATCATTAATTCAATTCAGAGCAGACTGAAGAAAGGGGATGAAATACTGCGCATTGACGGTGTGAATATTATTTCGCTTCAGGATAGTTTAAAAGAAAAAAATTCAGGATCTAACGAAACTGTTCTAAGCAGAGATATTAACCGCTTATTATTGCTTTCCAGGAAGAAAACAATACAGCTGGAAGTTGCCAGAGACAACAGAATCCTTTTAATCCAGGAACATTTAACAGAGATCAGTACGGCAAGGAAAACCGAAGAGCAGGAATATAAAACGAATGCCGGCAAGGCAGTATCGAAAATAATTGGGAAAAATATCGGTTACATCAGAATTAATGATATTTTCTCCGGAAATTTCAGAGTTTCTTTTGATAAAATCAGCCATACTAAGGCTATTATCTTTGATTTACGAGCCTATCCTAATGAGATTGCCGTAGATTTTCTGAAATATTTTGATACCAGACCTTTTCAAACCATGAACCTCTACCGGGCAGACGTTACCTATCCGGGAATGATGAGGACTATAGAGAATGAAATGCATATTCCCGATTCTAAGAAAAATGCTTACACCGGACCGGTTATCCTTTTAGTCAACGAATATACCCAAAGCCAGGGTGAGAGTATGCTTCTGGCCATGAAATCCATTAAAAACTCAGTTACTTTAGGGGATTATACAGCAGGAACCAATGGAAATGTGATGATCATTACCCTACCCGGAAAAGTGAAAATCCGGATGAGCGGAATGGGTGTTCTTCTGCCGGACTACACTGCCGTTCAGAGAACAGGGATCAGACCTGATATTCTGGTTCAGGAAACTTCAGCTTCCTTATCGAAAGGTGAGGATATTCAGCTGAAAGAAGCTGTTAACTATATCAACAAAAAACTATGA
- a CDS encoding cytochrome-c peroxidase has translation MKNVLSWILIIFLTVSLLHNCFSNSVQKEIREKASFLAELRLLYSSGDASKWPKPILDPDARPYFSEIGHLPEIQFRSDNPYSEDKALLGKTLFFDPRLSKSNQIACASCHDPELGWCDNRTFSFGHDRQLGTRNAMSILNVAYARSLFWDGRAASLEEQTEMPIQDVREMNGHIDLAAGKMAKIKGYETLFEKAFGDKTVSKDRISKAIAAFERTVKSGTSKFDQFIDGKADIYSNDELMGLHLFRTKAQCMNCHSSGYFSNNQFENVGTSSLGSKEEDLGRYLVTKKPEDAGKFRVPGLREATRTGPWMHNGSMTTLTEVIQFYSRGNPEHSQKRSTVYQGITLSSEKSGFVRLLDLTVEEIAQLEAFLRTLSTKSERVLPPALPQ, from the coding sequence ATGAAGAATGTCCTGAGCTGGATATTAATTATATTTCTTACGGTTTCTCTTTTGCACAATTGTTTTAGCAACAGCGTTCAAAAGGAGATCAGAGAGAAAGCCTCATTCCTTGCTGAACTGAGGCTGTTATATTCTTCAGGAGATGCTTCAAAATGGCCGAAACCTATCTTGGATCCTGATGCCAGACCTTACTTTTCTGAAATTGGCCATCTGCCTGAAATTCAGTTCCGGTCAGACAATCCCTATTCTGAAGATAAAGCATTACTGGGGAAAACCCTTTTTTTCGATCCAAGACTTTCCAAATCCAATCAGATAGCGTGTGCCTCTTGCCATGATCCCGAACTGGGATGGTGTGACAACCGGACGTTCTCTTTCGGGCACGACAGGCAGCTTGGTACCCGGAATGCAATGAGTATTCTGAATGTTGCCTATGCCAGATCCTTATTCTGGGACGGACGGGCTGCATCTCTGGAAGAACAGACAGAAATGCCCATTCAGGATGTAAGAGAAATGAATGGACATATCGATCTTGCAGCAGGAAAAATGGCAAAGATCAAGGGTTATGAAACACTATTTGAAAAAGCTTTTGGAGATAAAACCGTTTCAAAAGACAGAATTTCCAAAGCTATAGCCGCTTTTGAAAGAACAGTGAAAAGCGGGACCTCCAAATTTGATCAGTTCATTGATGGAAAAGCTGATATCTATTCTAATGATGAATTGATGGGACTGCATCTTTTCCGAACCAAAGCGCAGTGCATGAACTGCCACAGCTCCGGTTATTTTTCAAATAATCAGTTTGAAAATGTAGGAACTTCTTCTTTAGGATCAAAAGAAGAAGATCTTGGCAGATATCTGGTGACCAAAAAACCTGAAGATGCCGGAAAATTCCGCGTGCCCGGGCTGCGTGAAGCCACAAGAACAGGCCCGTGGATGCATAATGGCTCTATGACAACCCTCACAGAAGTTATTCAGTTTTACAGCAGAGGAAATCCTGAACATTCTCAAAAACGGTCAACAGTTTATCAGGGAATCACACTTTCCTCTGAAAAGTCAGGGTTTGTAAGACTATTGGATCTTACTGTCGAAGAAATTGCCCAGCTGGAAGCATTTCTGAGAACTTTGTCTACAAAGTCCGAAAGAGTACTTCCTCCCGCACTGCCTCAATAG